From a single Lolium rigidum isolate FL_2022 chromosome 7, APGP_CSIRO_Lrig_0.1, whole genome shotgun sequence genomic region:
- the LOC124677850 gene encoding uncharacterized protein At5g39865-like: MEVGCGAAGGADGGKKQQQPRQFARSLTYHHHQGHRLMPKWRRPQLADEPRARPQAVVLYTTSLRGVRRTFADCSAARAILRGSRVAVDERDVSMDAALRRELRGLLDARGRAFSLPQLFIGGRLVGGADEVRQLHESGQLRRLLEGAAGQDPAFVCDACGGVRFAPCPACAGSRKVFDEEEDRVIRCGDCNENGLVRCANCSS, encoded by the coding sequence ATGGAGGTCGGCTGCGGCGCGGCCGGCGGGGCGGACGGCGGCaagaagcagcagcagccgcGCCAGTTCGCGCGGTCGCTGACGTACCACCACCACCAGGGCCACCGGCTGATGCCCAAGTGGCGCCGGCCGCAGCTCGCCGACGAGCCCCGCGCGCGGCCGCAGGCGGTGGTGCTCTACACGACGTCGCTGCGCGGGGTGCGGCGCACCTTCGCCGACTGCTCCGCCGCGCGCGCCATCCTGCGCGGCTCCCGCGTCGCCGTCGACGAGCGCGACGTGTCCATGGACGCCGCGCTGCGGCGCGAGCTGCGGGGCCTGCTCGACGCGCGGGGCCGCGCCTTCTCGCTCCCGCAGCTCTTCATCGGCGGCCGCCTCGTCGGCGGCGCCGACGAGGTCCGCCAGCTGCACGAGTCCGGCCAGCTCCGGCGCCTCCTAGAGGGCGCCGCGGGACAGGACCCGGCCTTCGTGTGCGACGCCTGCGGCGGCGTCCGCTTCGCCCCCTGCCCCGCCTGCGCCGGCAGccgcaaggtcttcgacgaggaggaggaccgcgtCATCCGCTGCGGCGACTGCAACGAGAACGGATTGGTGCGCTGCGCTAATTGCTCTTCTTGA